The genomic stretch GACAACATAGACGTCTTTTCCGTTGCGGTAATGCTCAATCGCGTCAATTACTTCTCTGATTCCCTGGCCGCGACCCGCACTGACCAAAAATACGTCAACCGGTTTTAAGCCAAGCTCTTTCGCTTCACGCTTCATCCATTGGATCAGACGCTCTCTTTTCAGTGACTTAGGCAAAATATCCGCTTTATTGCCAACTAATAAGATAGGGTTTCCCCCCACCAAGCGCTGCAGCCCATTAATCCAGCTGCCGTTAAAATCAAAAATATCAACAATTTTTACGACCAGAGAGTCCGTTTCTCCAATACCGTGAAGAATGTTCAAAAAATCATCATCAGTTAAGGAGACATCTTGTATTTCATTATAGTTTTTCAGTCTGAAGCAACGCTGGCAAATCACATTTTCTTTCGTAAGCGATGCAGGCGGCGCGTACCCCAAACCTGTTTTGTCCTCGGTTTGGATCGTAACTCCGCACCCGATACAAACAACCTTTTCCATTTCTTACTCCTCCCACTGAATGTGCCCTTTTCGTTTGAGAGCACTCAGTATTCTGCGTTCGACCTGGCGGTTAAAGCGCGTAATGAATCCGTCAGAGGAAGCGACTGGCACGACCAAAATCGTATGGTAGCCGTTTCGGTTTCCCCCGAGTACATCGGTCAGCAGCTGGTCTCCGATGACAACGCAGTCCTCTTTTTTCAGCTCCATATTGCGCACCGCTCTATTAAAGGCTTTACCCATCGGTTTTCTTGCTTTATAGATGAATGGGATTCCAAGCGGTTCTGAGAAAAGTTTCACTCTTCTTTCGTTATTATTAGAGACAATTGTCACTTTAATGCCGTGTTCCTTCATTTCTTCAAACCACTCGATCAATCGCGGCGTCGCGTTCGGCCTGTCCCATTCAACAAGCGTATTATCCAGGTCAGTAATAATTCCTTTTACATTTCGTTCCTTTAATTTCTCAGGTGTAATATGAAAAATATTTTTTACAAACTCGTCAGGTAAAAAAAACTTTTTTAACAAAACCCGCACCCTTCCCTTTTTCTTTCTTTCAAAATGATTGTCGAAAAAAATCGAACTTGCGCCTAAAGAAAAACTGAGCAAAAAAATTTCGACAAAAATTGGGTTTCTTCACCAGGTGTGGATAAATTTACACACACTATCCACTCTTATTACATCACTCTTTAGACAAATTATAAACACGATACTCACAAGTTATCCACTTTTTGGTGTGGATAACAGAACGATTGTTCTTATATGCATTTCATGGTAGATTAAAGATAACTTCAACCTCAGATGAATGCAACTTATCATTGTATGCGTTAA from Bacillus subtilis subsp. subtilis str. 168 encodes the following:
- the yqeG gene encoding phosphatase (active on GMP and Glc-6-P) (Evidence 1a: Function from experimental evidences in the studied strain; PubMedId: 27784292; Product type e: enzyme), with product MLKKFFLPDEFVKNIFHITPEKLKERNVKGIITDLDNTLVEWDRPNATPRLIEWFEEMKEHGIKVTIVSNNNERRVKLFSEPLGIPFIYKARKPMGKAFNRAVRNMELKKEDCVVIGDQLLTDVLGGNRNGYHTILVVPVASSDGFITRFNRQVERRILSALKRKGHIQWEE